CCACCCACGGGGTGAACTGCACCGGCTCCTGCAGCTGGAAGATCTACGTCAAGAACGGCCTGGTCACCTGGGAGACCCAGCAGACCGACTATCCGCGCACCCGCCCGGACCTGCCCAACCACGAGCCGCGCGGCTGCCCGCGGGGCGCCAGCTACTCCTGGTACCTCTACAGCGCCAACCGCCTCAAGTACCCGCTGATCCGCAAGCCGCTGCTCAAGCTGTGGCGCGACGCCCTCAAGGAGAAGAAGGACCCGGTCGACGCCTGGGCCTCCATCGTCGAGGATCCCGCCAAGACCAAGCAGTACAAGCGCGCCCGCGGCATGGGCGGCTTCGTGCGGGCCAACTGGGACGAGCTCAACGAGCTGGTCGCCGCCTCCAACGTCTACACCGCCAAGCAGTACGGCCCGGACCGCATCATCGGCTTCTCGCCGATCCCCGCCATGTCCATGGTCAGCTACGCCGCGGGCAGCCGCTACCTGTCGCTGATCGGCGGCGTCTGCATGAGCTTCTACGATTGGTACTGCGACCTGCCGCCGGCCAGCCCCCAGACCTGGGGTGAGCAGACCGACGTGCCCGAGTCCGCCGACTGGTACAACTCCGGCTACATCATCGCCTGGGGCTCCAACGTGCCCCAGACCCGTACCCCGGACGCCCACTTCTTCACCGAGGTGCGCTACAAGGGCACCAAGACCGTCTCCATCACCCCGGACTACGCCGAGGTCTCCAAGCTCACCGACGAGTGGCTGTCGGTCAAGCAGGGCACCGATGCGGCCATCGCCATGGCCATGGGCCATGTGATCCTCAAGGAGTTCCATCTCGAGAGGCCCAGCGCCTACTTCACCGAGTACGTGCGCCAGTACTCCGACATGCCCTTCCTGGTGGAGCTGGAGCAGCGCGAGGACGGCAGCTACGTGCCGGGCAAGCAGATGCGCGCCAGCGACTTCGACGGCGGCATGGGCGAGAACAACAACCCCGAGTGGAAGACCGTGGCGTGGGACGAGACCCGCGACCAGCTGGTGGTGCCGCGCGGCTCCATCGGCTTCCGCTGGGGCGAGGAGGGCAAGTGGAACCTCGAGCCCCGCGACGCCGCCGGTGACGAGATCAAGCCGCTGCTGACCCTGGCCGACCACCACGACGACGTCGCCAAGGTCGCCTTCCCCTACTTCGGCGGGCTCAAGCACGAGCACTTCGACCACGTCGAGAGCGGCGGGGCCAGCGACGAGCTGCTCTACCACAGCCTGCCGGCCAAGCGCCTGAAGAAGGCCGACGGCAGCGAGGTGCTGGCGGTCACCGTCTTCGACCTGATGTGTGCCAACTACGGCATCGACCGCGGCTTCGGTGAGGATGACGGCGCCAAGTCCCTGGACGAGGTGAAGCCCTACACCCCCGCCTGGCAGGAGAAGATCACCGGCGTGCCCGCCGAGCAGGTCGCGCGCATCGCCCGCGAGTTCGCCGAGAACGCCGACAAGACCCAGGGCCGGTCCATGATCATCGTGGGTGCCGCGATGAACCACTGGTACCACATGGACATGAACTACCGCGGCCTGATCAACATGCTGATCATGTGCGGCTGTATCGGTCAGAGCGGTGGCGGCTGGGCCCACTATGTCGGCCAGGAGAAGCTGCGCCCGCAGACCGGCTGGACCCCGCTGGCCTTCGGCCTGGACTGGAACCGTCCGCCGCGCCACATGAACTCCACCTCCTTCTTCTACAACCACTCCTCCCAGTGGCGCTACGAGAAGCTCGAGATCAAGGAGATCCTCTCCCCGCTCGCCGACCACAGCAAGTACACCGGCAGCCTGATCGACTTCAACGTGCGCTCCGAGCGCATGGGCTGGCTGCCCTCCGCGCCCCAGCTGGGGGCCAACCCGCTGCGCCTGGCCAAGGCCGCCGAGGCCGCCGGCCTGTCCACCAAGGACTATGCCGTCGAGCAGCTCAAGGCCGGCAAGCTGGCCTTCGCCGCGGAAGATCCGGACAACCCCCAGAACTTCCCGCGCAACCTCTTCATCTGGCGCTCCAACCTGCTGGGCAGCTCCGGCAAGGGCCACGAGTACATGCTCAAGTACCTGCTGGGCACCCGCCACGGTATCCAGGGCAAGGACCTGGGCGACTTCGGCGGCCAGAAGCCGGAAGAGGTGAAGTGGCACGACGAGGCGCCGGAAGGCAAGCTCGACCTGGTGGTGACCCTGGACTTCCGCATGTCCTCCACCTGCCTCTACTCGGACATCGTGCTGCCGACGGCCACCTGGTACGAGAAGAACGACCTCAACACCTCGGACATGCACCCCTTCATCCACCCGCTGACCGCGGCCACCGACCCGGCGTGGGAGTCGCGCAGCGACTGGGATATCTACAAGGGCATCGCCAAGGAGTTCTCCCGGGTCTGCGTGGGGCACCTGGGCGAGGAGACCGATCTGGTCACCCTGCCGCATCAGCATGACTCCCCCGCCGAGCTGGCCCAGCCCGAAGTGCTTGACTGGAAGAAGGGCGAGTGCGAGCCGATCCCCGGCAAGACCATGCCGGCGCTGATCGAGATCAAGCGCAACTACCCCGAGACCTACGAGCGCTTCACCTCCGTGGGCCCGCTGCTGGAGAGCATCGGCAACGGCGGCAAGGGCATCAGCTGGAACACCGACTCCGAGGTGGAACTGCTCGGCAAGCTCAACCATCGCAAGCTGGAGGGCTCCTCCAAGGGCCGCCCGCAGATCGAGACCGCCATCGACGCGGCCGAGATGATCCTGACCCTGGCGCCGGAGACCAACGGTCAGGTGGCGGTGAAGGCCTGGGGCGCGCTCTCCAAGATCACCGGGCGGGATCACACCCACCTGGCGATCAACAAGGAGGAGGAGAAGATCCGCTTCCGCGACATCGTCGCCCAGCCGCGCAAGATCATCTCCAGCCCGACCTGGTCCGGCCTCGAGGACGAGCACGTCTCCTACAACGCCGGCTACACCAACGTGCACGAGATGATTCCGTGGCGCACCGTGAGCGGCCGCCAGCAGTTCTATCAGGATCACGCCTGGATGCGCGCCTTCGGCGAGAGCCTCCTGACCTACCGTCCGCCGATCAACACCAAGACCCTGGTGAGCTTCGAGGCGCCGGCAGACAACGGCTACAAGAGCAAGGCGCTGAACTTCATCACGCCGCACCAGAAGTGGGGGATCCACTCCACCTACTCGGACAACCTGCTGATGCTGACGCTGAACCGCGGCGGCCCGGTGGTGTGGCTCTCCGAGACCGACGCCGCCGAGGTGGGCATCGAGGACAACGACTGGGTCGAGCTGTACAACGCCAACGGCTCCATCGCCGCGCGGGCTGTGGTCAGCCAGCGGGTCAAGGCCGGCATGGTGATGATGTACCACGCCCAGGAGCGCCAGGTGAACGTGCCGGGCTCCGAGGTCTCCGGCACCCGCGGGGGCATGCACAACTCCGTGACCCGGGTCTGCCCGAAGCCGACCCACATGATCGGCGGCTACGCGCAGCTCTCCTACAGCTTCAACTACTACGGCACCGTCGGTTCCAACCGCGATGAGTTCGTCATGGTTCGCAAGATGAAGCACATCGACTGGCTGGATGGCGAGGGCAATGACTACGTGCAGGAGGCCGTGAAATGAAGATTCGTTCCCAGGTAGGCATGGTCCTCAACCTCGACAAGTGCATCGGTTGCCACACCTGTTCGGTGACCTGCAAGAACGTCTGGACCAGCCGTGAAGGCGTCGAGTACGCCTGGTTCAACAACGTCGAGACCAAGCCCGGCATCGGCTATCCCAAGGAGTGGGAGAACCAGCAGAAGTGGAAGGGCGGCTGGCTGCGCCGCAAGGACGGCAAGATCGAGCCGAAGATCGGCGGCAAGTGGCGGGTGCTGG
The Halomonas alkalicola DNA segment above includes these coding regions:
- a CDS encoding nitrate reductase subunit alpha → MSHFIDRLNFFRKAREPFANEHGETREESRGWEDSYRQRWQHDKVVRSTHGVNCTGSCSWKIYVKNGLVTWETQQTDYPRTRPDLPNHEPRGCPRGASYSWYLYSANRLKYPLIRKPLLKLWRDALKEKKDPVDAWASIVEDPAKTKQYKRARGMGGFVRANWDELNELVAASNVYTAKQYGPDRIIGFSPIPAMSMVSYAAGSRYLSLIGGVCMSFYDWYCDLPPASPQTWGEQTDVPESADWYNSGYIIAWGSNVPQTRTPDAHFFTEVRYKGTKTVSITPDYAEVSKLTDEWLSVKQGTDAAIAMAMGHVILKEFHLERPSAYFTEYVRQYSDMPFLVELEQREDGSYVPGKQMRASDFDGGMGENNNPEWKTVAWDETRDQLVVPRGSIGFRWGEEGKWNLEPRDAAGDEIKPLLTLADHHDDVAKVAFPYFGGLKHEHFDHVESGGASDELLYHSLPAKRLKKADGSEVLAVTVFDLMCANYGIDRGFGEDDGAKSLDEVKPYTPAWQEKITGVPAEQVARIAREFAENADKTQGRSMIIVGAAMNHWYHMDMNYRGLINMLIMCGCIGQSGGGWAHYVGQEKLRPQTGWTPLAFGLDWNRPPRHMNSTSFFYNHSSQWRYEKLEIKEILSPLADHSKYTGSLIDFNVRSERMGWLPSAPQLGANPLRLAKAAEAAGLSTKDYAVEQLKAGKLAFAAEDPDNPQNFPRNLFIWRSNLLGSSGKGHEYMLKYLLGTRHGIQGKDLGDFGGQKPEEVKWHDEAPEGKLDLVVTLDFRMSSTCLYSDIVLPTATWYEKNDLNTSDMHPFIHPLTAATDPAWESRSDWDIYKGIAKEFSRVCVGHLGEETDLVTLPHQHDSPAELAQPEVLDWKKGECEPIPGKTMPALIEIKRNYPETYERFTSVGPLLESIGNGGKGISWNTDSEVELLGKLNHRKLEGSSKGRPQIETAIDAAEMILTLAPETNGQVAVKAWGALSKITGRDHTHLAINKEEEKIRFRDIVAQPRKIISSPTWSGLEDEHVSYNAGYTNVHEMIPWRTVSGRQQFYQDHAWMRAFGESLLTYRPPINTKTLVSFEAPADNGYKSKALNFITPHQKWGIHSTYSDNLLMLTLNRGGPVVWLSETDAAEVGIEDNDWVELYNANGSIAARAVVSQRVKAGMVMMYHAQERQVNVPGSEVSGTRGGMHNSVTRVCPKPTHMIGGYAQLSYSFNYYGTVGSNRDEFVMVRKMKHIDWLDGEGNDYVQEAVK